From Desulfomonilia bacterium:
ATACAGAGGTCTCCCGGGCAAGGGCTCCGCATTGAGGGCCATCTTCGAGGCGGCTGACTTCCTGAAGCCAAAGGCTATTGTCGTATTTGATTCGGACCTTCTGTCAATAACACCCCAATGGGTCAAAAATATAATCGACCCTGTTATGTTCGGTTATGATTTTGTTGCGCCGGACTATCAGCGCTACAAGTTCGACGCCACGATCACCAATACGATTGCCTGCAATCTCACCAGAGCACTATACGGAATGCGTATAAGACAGCCCATAGGTGGCGATTTCGGCCTGTCGCCAAAGCTGTGCAAGTATTATCTCGATCAGAGTGATGTCTGGGAGACCGATGTCGCCAGGTTCGGGATAGACATATGGATGACCACCATGGCGATAGTAGGAGGATTTTCGATATGTCAGGCGAGTCTCGGCGTAAAAATCCATGGGAAAAAGGATCCTTCTTCGGACCTCGGACCGATGTTCAGCCAGGTCGTGGGAACTATCTTCAGGTTGATGGAACAGAATGAGGAGTACTGGAAAAATGTCAAGGCTTCAAAAGATGTCACTCTGATGGGAGAGTTTCCGACCCAATCACCAGAACCGTTCAATATCAATCAGGATGAATTGATCGATTATTTCAAGATGGGATACCGCAATTTTAAAGGCATATGGAGCGGGATCCTTGAGAAAGATGATTATGAGGTAATCAGAAAACTGGTCCGGAACACTTCAAAGAAACGGTTTCATGTTCCGGATGAAACCTGGGTCAGGATTGTGTACCGGTATGCGAACGCCTTTCATTCAACGCCGAGACAGCGGATGAAGGTCCTCAGGACAATGATCCCGCTTTATTATGGAAGGGTTGCGTCTCTTGTCAATGAACTCGGAGACAAAACAGCGGAGGAATCAGAAGCCGTGTTCGATGCACATGCCGGGGTGTTCGAATCCATGAAGGATTACCTGATCAAAATCTGGAAATAAAAAAGTAGGGGGTGCAATATGTCGGACTTCTACCAGTTCGGAAAGATTGCAACGCTTCAAAAGTTAAGGGCAAGACCTCTGGAAGAGATCGAAAACGACCTGATGCTGATCTCAATGAAACGGAAGATGGTCCTTCTACTTCCTGCGCTTGTGACCGAATTCGATACGCCGGCAATGCCTGGAATAATCGAAGAGCTTAAGAATGTTCATTACCTCGACAAGATTGTCCTTTCTCTGGACAGGGCTGATGAAAAACAGTTCCGGAGAGTGAAAAAGATCATGTCTGCGCTGTCCACAAAAGTAAGGATCGTCTGGCATGACGGGCCTGGAATCAAAACTCTCTATGATGAGTTAAGGGCGA
This genomic window contains:
- a CDS encoding glycosyltransferase, with translation MDHKRFSTSLRDHVRTKIEQLESADIVIGIPSFHCDTTIAHVLETATKGIQKHYSEHRTLIIVSDGGSTDDTREVALLFDERSYGIEKIVTIYRGLPGKGSALRAIFEAADFLKPKAIVVFDSDLLSITPQWVKNIIDPVMFGYDFVAPDYQRYKFDATITNTIACNLTRALYGMRIRQPIGGDFGLSPKLCKYYLDQSDVWETDVARFGIDIWMTTMAIVGGFSICQASLGVKIHGKKDPSSDLGPMFSQVVGTIFRLMEQNEEYWKNVKASKDVTLMGEFPTQSPEPFNINQDELIDYFKMGYRNFKGIWSGILEKDDYEVIRKLVRNTSKKRFHVPDETWVRIVYRYANAFHSTPRQRMKVLRTMIPLYYGRVASLVNELGDKTAEESEAVFDAHAGVFESMKDYLIKIWK